The segment TGCTCGTGGGGGAAGGCCTGGTGCGGGCTATCGACATCGCCGCCAAGGTGCGCGAGCTCACCCTAAGATGACGCGAGGGCTAATGGGAGTTCGAGCTGAGACGGGGCCGACGAGCAGCAGGCGAGGAGCCCGGTGAGGCGAGGGCTAATATGACCCGAGTCAAGATCTGCGGGATCACCAATGCCGCGGACGCGCGCGTGGCCGTGGAGGCGGGCGCCGACGCGCTCGGCTTCATCTTCGTCGAGGGGACGCCGCGGTATATCGCGCCCGCGGCCGCCGCGGAGATCATCGCCGGCCTGCCGCCCTTCGTGACGCCCGTGGGAGTGTTCTGGGATCATGCCGCTGGCCACGTCAAGGCCGTGGCGGAGGAGTGCCGTCTGGGCGCCCTGCAATTCCATGGCGACGAGCCCCCCGAGGCATTGGCCGGCTTCACGCTGCCCCTGATCAAGACCATCAAGGTGGGCGGCCCCGCCGACCTCGACGGACTCGAGCGCTACCGCGTGGCCGCCTTCCTCCTCGACTCGCCCGCCCGGTGGAGCGATGGCGAGAGACGAGAGCCCGTCCCGTGGGAGCTCGCCCGCCGCGTGCCGCGGCGCCATCCCGTCATTCTCTCGGCCGGGCTGACCCCGGACAATGTCGCCCGCGCCATCGCCGTGGCGCGCCCCTGGGGAGTGGATGTGGATTCCGGCGTCGAGGACCGGCCCGGGACCAAGAGTCCGGACAAGGTGCGTCGCTTCGTGGCCGCCGCCAAGTCGGCACCCCTGGAGGCCTCGTGACGAGGCGGATCGGCAATCCCTCCGCCCTGCCCGATGCCGCGGGCCACTTCGGCCGCTTCGGCGGGCGCTTCGTTCCGGAGACGCTCATGGCCCCGCTCCTCCAGCTCGACAAGGCGTATCGCGCCGCGAGCGGGGACGCCCGGTTCCGGACGCGTCTCCGGCAGCTTCTCGCGACCTACGCGGGCCGGCCCACGCCCCTCTACTTCGCCGAGCGGCTCACCAAGCGATGCGGCGGGGCCCGGATCTACCTCAAGCGCGAAGACCTGTGCCACACGGGAGCGCACAAGATCAACAATGTCCTGGGGCAGGCCCTCCTGGCCGAGCGGATGGACAAGCGC is part of the Candidatus Methylomirabilota bacterium genome and harbors:
- a CDS encoding phosphoribosylanthranilate isomerase encodes the protein MTRVKICGITNAADARVAVEAGADALGFIFVEGTPRYIAPAAAAEIIAGLPPFVTPVGVFWDHAAGHVKAVAEECRLGALQFHGDEPPEALAGFTLPLIKTIKVGGPADLDGLERYRVAAFLLDSPARWSDGERREPVPWELARRVPRRHPVILSAGLTPDNVARAIAVARPWGVDVDSGVEDRPGTKSPDKVRRFVAAAKSAPLEAS